The Kaistia defluvii genome segment TCGGCGGGATCTATGGCCTGGTGAGCGGCGTGGTCGCCGTCAATACGGCCCCGCAGGTCGATGCGCCGCAGCTGGTCCATATGGGCGTGCCGGGTTCCTGGACGGGCGAAGACAGCTATCTCATACGCCAGCCGCGCCGGCTGGAACTGCGCGCCCTGACCGAGCTGTGGGTGATGCACCTGTCGCTGGACCAGATGACCCAGATGACGGCCGCCGATCCCTCGGTCAGCCGCCGTTTCTGCCAGAACCTGCTGCATGGCGTCGATGTGCTGATCCGCATCATCCACGATCTGCAGAAGCCGGACCCCGACCGCAGGATCGCCTCCGTGCTGCAGCGCATGACGTGGAGCAGCAAGCAGGTTCTGCTGACGCAGGCCGAGGTCGGCACGATGGCCTCGGCATCCCGCCGCCAGGTCAATGCCGCGCTGAAGCGGTTTGCCGCGAAGGGATGGCTGACGACCCGCTATGGTTCGATCACGATCCTGAACGCCGAGGCGTTGCGACGCTTCGGCGACGAGGACGGGGTGGAGCATCCGGCGTGATGGCCTCCCGTGGCGCGGTCCATAGCTTCGCATAATATGTTGACATAGAGTGCCGACTCAGACGATTTTGCGGTCATGGATGAAATAGACCGCAAAATATCAAATCTCCTCGCCGAAGACGCGCGCCGCTCGCTCGCCGATATCGGCGCCGTCGTGGGACTGTCGGCTTCCGCCGTGAATGAGCGGATCCGGCGCCTCGCGGCCAGCGGCGCGATCCGCAAGTTCACGGTCGACGCCGACCCCGCCGCCTTCGGCCGGCCTGTCCTGGCCTTTGTGTGGGTCGCGCTGGCCGCCGAGGCCGACGAGGCGGCGTTCCGGGCCTATGCCCGGTCGCAGCCGACGATTGCCGAATGCCACCATGTGACGGGACCCTGGTCCTATCTCGTGAAGGTGCATGTCGGCTCGCTCGCCGATCTCGAGGCCTTTCTTTCGGAGCTGAAGGCCGCCCGGTTCATCGCGCGCAGCGAAACGGTGATTGCGCTGTCCTCCGTCGTCGATGGACCTTTCGACCCGACGGAGGTCCCGCGTGATTGATCTCGCGCTGTTCGGCAAAAGCCTGCTGCTCGGTCTCGCGGTCGCCGCCCCGCTCGGCCCTATTGGCGCGCTCTGCATCAGCCGCACGCTCGAACGGGGCTTTTGGGCCGGCATGGCCGGCGGGCTCGGCACCGCGCTCGCCGATGGCTTCTATGCGAGCCTGGCGGCGCTCGGCTTTGCCGCTTTTTCCGCTATTTTGAGCGAGATCAGCGGCCCGATGCGCCTGGTCGGCGGCTTGTTTCTGATCTGGCTCGGCTGGAAGAGCCTGCAATCGAAATCGTCCCCGGGCGTTGCCAGTGTCGGGGCGAGGGATCTCCTCGGCACCTCGGTGGCGACCTTCGCGCTGACCCTCGCCAATCCGATGACGATCCTCTCCTTCGCAGCGATGTTCGCCGGGCTCGGCCTGGCGGAGGAAGGAGTGGACGCGCTGACCGTTGTGGTGGGCGTGTTTCTGGGCTCTCTCGCCTGGTGGATCGTGCTGAGTGGCTCGGTGGCACTCGCGCACCGGCGTCTGCCGGAAGGCTTCGCGCGCTGGGTCCGCTGGGCCTCCGGCGCGGTCCTCATCGCCTTCGGCCTGATGGCGCTGGGGAGCCTTCTCCTCGAGCGATTCCAGCAAGCCTAAGACCGCGAAATCGCAACGGGACCGCGATGAGGGGGGAGACGCCCGCCACGCCGTGCTTTTCGCGGCTCTCTTTGATCTAGAACAAATACGAACTCGCCGAATTCCGGGAAAGTCCTGCCGCACGCAACCTTTTCGCCAAGGCGGCGCAGCGGCTTTATTTCTGGAATTTGAGGGCTCGGATATGGTTGCGGGACTAAGCAGGGGCGATCGGCAGGTCGCACTCGCGATCTCGATTCTGGTCGCGCTTTGCGGCTTGGCGCTCGCCGCCATCGGCCGCGGCGATCCGATCGGGACCCATGGTTTCGTCATTCTGCTCTACGCCCTCGGCGTGAGCTTCTTCGTAATCGCCGGCTATTATGGGCCCGAGCCGGACAGCTCGCGGCTCTCGCGCTATTATGACGACCCGACCAAGGTCGGCATCGTGCTAGCCATGGCCTGGGCCGTGTTCGGCCTCGCCTTTGGCGTGTGGGTCGCGGCGCTGCTGGCCTGGCCGGACCTGACCTTTAACGCCGCCTGGGCAAGCTTCGGCCGCATCCGCCCGGTGCACACGACCAGCGTCATCTTCGGCTTTGGCGGCAACGCGCTGATCGCGACGTCCTTCCACGTGCTCCAGCGCACGACGCGGGCGCGCCTGCCGGACCAGATCAGCCCGTGGTTCGTGCTGCTCGGCTACAACCTGTTCTGCGTCATCGCGGTCAGCGGCTATTTCATCGGCATCACCCAGTCCAAGGAATATGCCGAACCGGAATGGTATGCCGACATCTGGCTCGTCATCGTCTGGGTCGTGTATTTCCTGATCTACATACGGACCCTGCAGCGGCGCAAGGAACCGCATATCTACGTCGCCAACTGGTACTACATGGCGTTCATCCTGGTCGTGGCGGTGCTGCACATCGTCAACAACCTCGCCGTGCCGGTCTCGTTGGGCCACGCCAAGAGCTATTCGCTGTTCTCCGGCGTGCAGGATGCGATGACCCAGTGGTGGTACGGCCACAATGCGGTGGCGTTCTTCCTGACCGCCGGCTTCCTCGGCATGATGTATTACTACCTCCCGAAACGCGCCGGCCGGCCGATCTTCTCCTACCGGCTGTCGATCATCAGCTTCTGGGGCATCACCTTCATGTATATGTGGGCGGGCTCGCATCACCTGCACTACACGGCCCTGCCGCAATGGGTGCAGACACTTGGCATGACCTTCTCGATCGTGCTGCTGGTGCCGTCCTGGGCCTCCGCCGGCAATGCGCTGGCGACGCTGAACGGCGCCTGGCACAAGGTGCGCGACGACGCCACGCTGCGCTTCATGATGGTCGCCGCCGTCTTCTACGGCCTCTCGACCTTCGAAGGCTCGTTCATGGCGATCCGCGCCGTCAATTCGCTCAGCCATTACACCGACTGGACCATCGGCCATGTCCATGCCGGCGCGCTCGGCTGGGTGGCGATGATCTCCTTCGGCTCGATCTACGCGCTGGTGCCGTGGATGTGGAAGCGCGAGCGCATGTATTCGCCCAGGCTGATCGAGTGGCACTTCTGGTTGGCGTTGGCGGGAACCGTCGTCTACGTCTTCGCGATGTGGAATTCGGGCATCATCCAGGGGCTGATGTGGCGGACCTACAATGAAAGCGGGACGCTCGCCTATTCCTTCGTCGATTCCTTGGTCGCGATGCATCCCTATTACATCGCCCGGGCCTTTGGCGGCCTGCTGTTCCTGATCGGCGCGATCCTCGGCTCCTACAACATCTGGATGACCATCCGTCAGCCCGGGACCGCGCTCGCCGCCAAGGCGGGGGAGGCGGACGAGCCGCACCTTGCGACCCAACCCGCCCTTCAGGCCGGAGAGTAGCCGACATGCCGAGTTTTCATCGCAAGCTCGAACGCAGTGCCATCGGCTTCGTGCTGGCCATCGTCGGCGTGTCGGCGATCGGCGGGTTCGTCGAGATCGCGCCGCTCTTCACCATCCACGAGACGGTCGAGAAGGCGCCGGATATGCGCGTCTACACGCCGCTCGAACTGGCGGGGCGCAACATCTATCTGCGCGAGGGCTGCTATGCCTGCCACTCGCAGATGATCCGCACCCTGCGCGACGAGGTCGAGCGCTACGGTCCTTATTCGCTGGCGGTCGAGTCGCAATACGACCATCCCATGCTCTGGGGCTCGAAGCGCACCGGGCCGGATCTGGCTCGTATCGGCGGCAAGTATTCCGACATGTGGCAGACGGCGCATCTGCGCAATCCGCGCGACGTCGTGCCCGAATCCGTCATGCCGAGATATGGCTGGCTGGAAGAGACGACGCTGCGCACCGACGATCTCGGCGATCACCTGCTGGCGATGAGCCGCGTCGGCGTGCCCTATACACAGGCGATGATCGACAACGCGCCCGCCGACGCCTACGGCCAGGCGGCGCCCGACACGGCCTTCGCGACCGGGGTCGGCGAGCGCTATGGCGCGGCGACGAACATCCGCGCCTTTGACGGCGATCCGTCGCGGCTGACGGAGATGGATGCGCTGGTCGCCTATCTGCAGATCCTGGGCAAGCTGACCGACGCCGCCTCGACCGAGGCCACGCTGCCCCCGACCGAAGCGCCGAACACCGAAGCGCCCAAGGAAGTCCCCAAGGCGGAAGCGACCAAGGCGGATGGATCGCCCGCCGTGGCAAGGGGAGGCTGAGCGCGATGGACTTCGACTATCAATCCGTCGTCGCCTTCTCCAAGAGCTGGGGCCTGTTCTACCTGATCGCGCTCTCCATCGGCGTGCTGGTCTACACCTTCTGGCCGCGGAACAAGAAGGGCTTCGACCAGGCGAAGAAGAGCATTCTCGACAAGGACGACAAGCCGTGGAACTAGGCAAGCGCGACCCCGTCACCGGACGGCTGACGACCGGGCACGAGTGGAACGGCATCGAGGAACTCGACTCGCCGATACCGCGCGTCGTTCTGTTCTTCCTCGCCGCCGGCATCCTGTTTTCGATCGTCTACTGGGTCCTGATGCCGGCCTGGCCGCTGGGCTGGACCTATACCAAGGGCTTGCTCGGGATCGACCAGCGCCAGATCGTGACCCGCGAAGTGGCCGATGCCGCCACCGCCCGCGCCGGCTGGACCGACCGCGTCGCGTCGATGGACTATGCCGCGATCGAGGCCGATGCGCCGCTGATGCAGTCGGTCCGCGACACCGGGCGGACGCTGTTCGTCGACAATTGCGCCGCCTGCCACAGCGTCGACGCGCGGGGCGGCCCCGGCTTCCCCAATCTTCGCGCCAAGAGCTGGCTCTGGGGCGGCACGCCGGAAGCGATCGCCGAGACCATCCGCGTCGGCATCAACTCGACCCATGGCGATACGCGCGTATCGCAGATGCTGGCTTTCGGACGCGATGGCATCCTCGATCGCAAGCAGGTGAGCGATGTCGTCGCCTATGTCCGCTCGCTGTCGGGAACGGCTCCGGTGGGACAACTCGATCCCGCCCGCGTCGCGGCGGGCAAGGAGGTCTTCGCCGCCAATTGCGTCGCCTGTCACGGCGAGGCCGGCAAGGGCAATCCCGAGGTGGGCGCGCCTGACCTGACCGATGCCGCCTGGATCTATGGCGCCGACGCCCAGTCGATCTTCAGCACGGTGCATGGCGGGCGGCAGGGACACATGCCGCATTGGGGCGAGCGACTGAGCCCGATCGACATGAAGATCCTGGCG includes the following:
- a CDS encoding Crp/Fnr family transcriptional regulator; translation: MSATLIKRATAEAILRENGWLSREPEAFADEVLRRSILLRYAPNEVIYHFGDDLGGIYGLVSGVVAVNTAPQVDAPQLVHMGVPGSWTGEDSYLIRQPRRLELRALTELWVMHLSLDQMTQMTAADPSVSRRFCQNLLHGVDVLIRIIHDLQKPDPDRRIASVLQRMTWSSKQVLLTQAEVGTMASASRRQVNAALKRFAAKGWLTTRYGSITILNAEALRRFGDEDGVEHPA
- a CDS encoding Lrp/AsnC family transcriptional regulator, whose amino-acid sequence is MDEIDRKISNLLAEDARRSLADIGAVVGLSASAVNERIRRLAASGAIRKFTVDADPAAFGRPVLAFVWVALAAEADEAAFRAYARSQPTIAECHHVTGPWSYLVKVHVGSLADLEAFLSELKAARFIARSETVIALSSVVDGPFDPTEVPRD
- a CDS encoding LysE family translocator encodes the protein MDLALFGKSLLLGLAVAAPLGPIGALCISRTLERGFWAGMAGGLGTALADGFYASLAALGFAAFSAILSEISGPMRLVGGLFLIWLGWKSLQSKSSPGVASVGARDLLGTSVATFALTLANPMTILSFAAMFAGLGLAEEGVDALTVVVGVFLGSLAWWIVLSGSVALAHRRLPEGFARWVRWASGAVLIAFGLMALGSLLLERFQQA
- the ccoN gene encoding cytochrome-c oxidase, cbb3-type subunit I; translation: MVAGLSRGDRQVALAISILVALCGLALAAIGRGDPIGTHGFVILLYALGVSFFVIAGYYGPEPDSSRLSRYYDDPTKVGIVLAMAWAVFGLAFGVWVAALLAWPDLTFNAAWASFGRIRPVHTTSVIFGFGGNALIATSFHVLQRTTRARLPDQISPWFVLLGYNLFCVIAVSGYFIGITQSKEYAEPEWYADIWLVIVWVVYFLIYIRTLQRRKEPHIYVANWYYMAFILVVAVLHIVNNLAVPVSLGHAKSYSLFSGVQDAMTQWWYGHNAVAFFLTAGFLGMMYYYLPKRAGRPIFSYRLSIISFWGITFMYMWAGSHHLHYTALPQWVQTLGMTFSIVLLVPSWASAGNALATLNGAWHKVRDDATLRFMMVAAVFYGLSTFEGSFMAIRAVNSLSHYTDWTIGHVHAGALGWVAMISFGSIYALVPWMWKRERMYSPRLIEWHFWLALAGTVVYVFAMWNSGIIQGLMWRTYNESGTLAYSFVDSLVAMHPYYIARAFGGLLFLIGAILGSYNIWMTIRQPGTALAAKAGEADEPHLATQPALQAGE
- the ccoO gene encoding cytochrome-c oxidase, cbb3-type subunit II; amino-acid sequence: MPSFHRKLERSAIGFVLAIVGVSAIGGFVEIAPLFTIHETVEKAPDMRVYTPLELAGRNIYLREGCYACHSQMIRTLRDEVERYGPYSLAVESQYDHPMLWGSKRTGPDLARIGGKYSDMWQTAHLRNPRDVVPESVMPRYGWLEETTLRTDDLGDHLLAMSRVGVPYTQAMIDNAPADAYGQAAPDTAFATGVGERYGAATNIRAFDGDPSRLTEMDALVAYLQILGKLTDAASTEATLPPTEAPNTEAPKEVPKAEATKADGSPAVARGG
- a CDS encoding cbb3-type cytochrome c oxidase subunit 3; translated protein: MDFDYQSVVAFSKSWGLFYLIALSIGVLVYTFWPRNKKGFDQAKKSILDKDDKPWN
- the ccoP gene encoding cytochrome-c oxidase, cbb3-type subunit III; translation: MELGKRDPVTGRLTTGHEWNGIEELDSPIPRVVLFFLAAGILFSIVYWVLMPAWPLGWTYTKGLLGIDQRQIVTREVADAATARAGWTDRVASMDYAAIEADAPLMQSVRDTGRTLFVDNCAACHSVDARGGPGFPNLRAKSWLWGGTPEAIAETIRVGINSTHGDTRVSQMLAFGRDGILDRKQVSDVVAYVRSLSGTAPVGQLDPARVAAGKEVFAANCVACHGEAGKGNPEVGAPDLTDAAWIYGADAQSIFSTVHGGRQGHMPHWGERLSPIDMKILALYVHTLEGDAK